The Hippoglossus hippoglossus isolate fHipHip1 chromosome 16, fHipHip1.pri, whole genome shotgun sequence genomic sequence AGTAGAGCCTGCATGTGTTGTGTAGTATCACAGTTAGAAAAGCTGATAAGAATCCAAATAAGACTAGAAGGGACTATACAGATATCTGTTGAGTCTAAGTTGCATTTTGTGTGACATTTTCCTGCCTCCTTCAAGAATTCAGGATAACAAATGGCAGCAATGTAAATAACACAGTGTTGTGTGATACAGTGTTGATGCTCTCTGGGTCCTGCCTGCATATCAAcatcaacagtggacatttaaaTGGAGGAAATTATGCAGAAAAAGTTAATGAATGTGGTTTCAGCTCACAGGAAACCAGATGGTGGATTACTGAACCAGAGTGCTGCAGGGGAGATTTTCCCTTCCAGTTATTACCACTGGAATAAAGACCATATTTCTCAAATAAGCACTAAATGTTGATTATGAACCATATACAGTCCTTTCTCTAGAAACCGTAGATTGATTGAACGCAATCTGCACTTTGCTCAAGGCGTGACAATATTTTCATTGCAAACTCATATGTTTTTAAGAACAAgggtttgtgttgttgattgCTGCTGTAAGGCTGTAAGCCTGTGACATAAATCAACACTTGTAGACAGGCTCCACCAGAACTGGCATCGAATAAGTAAGTGTCTAATTTGTGGTCTGTAAACctctggaaataaaaatgacagtCTGCGCTGCCAGTGTCTTCAGGTATGACGAGTTGTTGCCATCTACTGTTTGTATTCAGTGGTGCAACAGACAAACAATGTTGTACGTTTCCCAATACACTGTCattaacaaaatatttttttgtaataaatacatGCATATCCAATAGATTAATAACCCAGATTTATTCATAattgtttaattattaatcGTACATATATAATGCAGATTTTGAATCAATGCTGTTATGattataatattaaattcaATGTGCGAAATGAATTgaaggatgatgatggtgaaatGTGCTGCATAAGTGATGCTGCATTAGACtgtcaagtttgttttattaaacagtTATAAAGCTATCACACTGATGGTTTATGCAGTTTATTGGCATTCGATATTTACAAAGTGAATAGCTGTAATATGAGATTGCAAAATAACTGTATTACAATGATCATCCTGTCATGATAGCACCATGATAATGAATTAAGTCTTCTCCAACTGGGTTGATTTCTTGACTCATGCTCAGTCTTCAAATCCACATAAAGCAAAACCCTTACTCTGAGCACATGCTCGTCAATGTCAAAATTTCAAGTAAAAATCGTACGAATACTACTGCTCTCAAATCACTAGCTGCAAAAATGTATAAACGCTGCCATTATAGAAAAGATCTAGATCAATATGCACCAAAAAAAACCACGTTGGTTTCACCTGGAAGGCATCAGCAGAACTGGAatttagaaatgaaataaaaaagaaattaaaagattGTTGTagaaaaattatttcaaaaacagaaaagatgaGAGTTATGGGGAACAAGGACGAGGGAAGGACTCACCTTCCAGCGGTTTCCACATTCATTACAGAGGACAAATGTGGTCATCGGCTCATCAGCGCTGCGTGTctgcacctacacacacacacacacacacacacacacacacacacacacacacacacacacacacacacacacacacacacacacacacacacacacacacacacacacacacacacaccagtcattACAGCGCAACGACACAACTGACCCAACCTAAAGTAAACGTGAATTAACCTGAAGCACAATCATTCTCTCCTAATTACCTGATTAAGGAGTATTTACTCCAGTCTTAATGGAATAATAACACACAGATCTGTTATCAGGTTTCCATGTCTGCCATAGTGCTCCTTCAATGATCCTATATAATTCATGATAATGATGTAATCATGATAAATGtaacactgcaacacaaaggCAGCCATAAAAAATACCCTGCTAATAATtacacatataaataaagttttacttTTCAATGTGGGCCCAGTGTGCCTCATTATAATTCAGGATTTGTTCCTTTTTAAGGAGGAAAATACAGATTTCACTCACCTTAATACTCATTCAGCTAATAGGGTATCGCTCTAATGTCTTGTATAATGTCAGTGACTCCTGCACACTACCCTTCTCACTGTGTCCTGATATTAAAGATACATTTGAACATACTTTTCTACATGTGAAAAGATAAATACCAGTAGTATTTTACTGTGCGCccagtatctgtgtgtgtatcatgtGTTGAACATGTGGGACAGTTTACCTGGTTGTAGGTGCAGTTCTTCTTCCTGCACTTGCTGCACTGCAGCAGGTCGGTGGAGGTGCCACCAGTTTTGGCCATCTGGTGCTCTCGGATGGCCTCCTGAGTGAGAACGTTCCTCAGCTGCTTCAGCTCGTCGCTGGCCATTTCCTGCAAAGCGACAACATCAGGCGAGCAGAGAGGACGATGTGAAATCAAGTGAATATGTGGTGAAATGCAGActggtgcacaaacacaattcTGAGCATCATGAGAGCATAAGTAGTAACGATCAAGCTGCAGTGGCGTGTACCTCAGCAGACATGCTGGCGATGCGGCCTAAATCAATGCTCCGTGCGAGTACGTTTCTGCGCAGTCCCGGGTTCTTGGGGTCCTTCAAGTTGCTGATGCGGCTGCGGACTCTGTTCTTATATTTCATATCAGTGGCCTTTATCTCCTGGTAGATATGTGCAAACACGCAGTCAAGGTAGAATTAAATccactgtggtgtgtgtctgctaaTTATAACAAAAGGCTTCTGTTTCATTTGCATCATCACTGAATGAACcaaccacagcagcacacaTCTAACTGCATTGAAGGATATGATCTTCAAGCTCTGCTGCCATGCCGTCACAGTTTGCTCCAAAATCTTTGTAGTCGTCTGTGAAGACAAGAACAAACATAATTCCACTAAATCCGCACACAACAAGTTTATACTTGTGCAGTTTATTGCTGCTAAATACCTGCATCTTGTCTATGTTTGAATaagctgctgttgtgtgttaCTGTTATAAAGTGTAGCATTAGCCTCACTGTCTGTGCGCAGGGCAGCCGCcagcaactcaatgcatttGTCCCTGACGGAGTCCCCAGTAGCCAGGTGGGGGGACAGCAGACCCCCGGCAGAGCTGAAGCTGGGTGACATGGGGCTGGTCGGAGTGGTGGGACTTTTAGGGGTATCGGGTTTTCCCTTTCTGTGAAAAAGGACACattgaacataaaacataaggTGGTATtttgaatattacatttttccaaACTGAGCCTGGTATTTGAGCTGgtcatatttttttacttttttgatCATTAACAtcgttttttttacattacatctTCCTAGATTGTTGTCTTTAACgctaaaaaacaacattattattacttgtaaaatatatatgtttaacaTGTTATCACGCAATTACCTATTTTTACATCCAGCAGCCAAGTCTAAATCTCcctctcttttagctctgtttgtGGTCTCTCCCCACTCAAATCAAGTATCTCACTCGTTTGCTGCTTCACACTCCAATATATTCACCAGCTAGTTGATAACTCTGGCTGCTGTTTGGTGTTGTGCAGGTGACGCACTGTGGTTTTATTAGAGCTTTTTCACCAGAACCATCTGgatgctgccgctgctgctggaaacaaagctgatgagagcagtgagaccGGACTCATCAGGTTGTGAGACCAAAAAACTAACTCACAAACTCTAACGTCTGAAAAATTGTCGTATCCTCTGTGGGATTCTATTGCTTCAGCtagattgaatataaaatattcataagGAGCATTGTCATAAATCGAAATTAACCTTCGAAGACGCTCATGTTGAGATACCTTTCAATGCTGTCAGTCGAGGGCTTCCTCTGTGGAGGTCCAGGCTGAGAGGTCTTAGAGCCCTGAGACTCTCTCCTATGACACACAGCCAAAATTATTACATGTGCATTTTTCCttttaacaaaaaaattcatttggaaataataatttataatttacCTTTCCCCTGTTAGCTTCTTTGCTGGTAGTGAGCTGCTCTTCTTTGAATCGGTGGACTCGCTTCTATGTGATGAAATTCTTTCAGtaaatctggttttattgacataTGTTTTTTGAATGTGACTGAGATGGAAATAAATGCACATGAGTTCTACCTTTCAGGTTTGGAGTCGACTGAATGACGTTTCACAGGCTGGACAGGCTTCGAGTCGCAGGAGTCCTTCCTGCAACAAAAGAGAAATAGGATAGGGACACTGACGCCATTTTTAACCAGATaccaagtttaaaaaaattaaatacacccttattatgattatgagattatgttttatattcatgtatCGATACCTTAAAGTTGAATagataaaaaacacactaaTTATGATTATGGGATTAggttatatattcatttatatatattttcctgcTCCTTGCaaacctgtgtttttcttttttgacatcCAAACTGGGCTTTTTAGGAGGCGGTGGTTTAGACTCAGACGAATCTTTCCTGACAAGAGgaaacatgtgtgtttgattttgaaaaGAAGAGCAGAGGTACGATATGAGGCAACCTCTTCATGCAGTGAAGACCGACAAAGGTTAGTTTCAAGAGGCTAACCTTTCTCTCTTGGCTTCACCGGAGTGTTTGTTAGACACTTTGCTATCTGATGAGTCTTTCCTGCAAGAAGAAAACAGCCTTTGTaccaacagaaaaacagacgCTATGTGACAAACTATCCAGAGGGCTCCCAAATACTCACAATACAAAAGCAATTGCAgaataatggaaaaaaacaacattactCAATTATAAACCTGAAAAATCTTTATTCTCTTATATCATGTTGTCCCATGTTCTAACTGAGGGTttttctaaatctaaatctattCCAAACCTAAGATTTATCACTGATAAAACTCTCAGATTACAGTCTGATATAAATGATGATCCTCCAGACAcaacagaattttttttcttcaagtaTGAATGAGACAGAGAATAATTCCCAGATCTCGGACCTGTCTTTCTTCACATGATCTGACGTCTTCTTCTGTGAAGGAGGTTTCGAGGCCGGCGTCTCCTTCCTGCTGCGGCAAATAACACAAGGGCTCAATGCAGAGCAGAACTTTCCAACATGAATTCACAGGGTAGTAGACACTGTATTAAGAACTCATCTGATCCAGACCTCTCTCGCTCCTTTTTCCCGTCCAGCGAGGGACGCTTCGGAGGAGGCGGCGGGGGGTGCAGGTGAAGAGggagcggaggaagaggagcgttGGGGTCAGGGGGCTCTTTTCTAAATTAGGAAGAGACATTAGAGCTGAGCTGAATCACCCAaggttgagggggggggggggagaataaTGGTAGGAAATGTCAATGTGGCCATGCAGACCCTGACCTcgggggaggaggatgaaggtggaAAGGCAGCGGAGCTATCGGAGCATTTGGGTCCAGTGGAACTTTCCTGACGTGACAAACATCGGTTATAGAATCCCATAAAAACCTCACACTTGTCTGCActcaaacatcacaaacatgcACCACAGCATGCTTAGCCTGACCTCTCCTTCTTCACTTCGAGCGGAGGTCGCTGCTTCGCCGGAGGAGAAGCGGGtcgaggaggacgaggaggtcGGGAGGAAGGGTCTTTACCGTCCTTCCTGAACAAATGTCACAACAGGACAGATCAGAGCGCTGCACAGCATGAGTTTCCAAGGAACTGTTGCATGCTCAAGACACACCTGAATGCCTCATCACAGCATGCACCATGCACAGCGGGTGTCCTGTTAGCCCGTGAGTCTGGTTGTGGAACAGCATGAATAAATGTCAGTGCATATGAGTAACTCAGCAACCGTTATGTCATGCGGCATCAGCAGGAGTCTCTGCAGCGACGTCAGAGCGCTGACCTGTCTTTTTTCACGTCCACAGAGGGGCGTTTGATCGGGAGAGGAGGCCGAGGAGGCCGAGCAGGtcgaggaggagaggggaagcgGTTGGGATACAGAATGTTGCCGTCCAAGACTCCCCTCCTGAAATGAATAATTCAGCCTGAAGCTCTGCAGGATGCTTTTGATGTgaaatcatcagtgtttgagCCACAGTTCTGCTCACCTTTCAAATATCGGCCTGTGAACATCAGCAGGTTTCCCTCTCTGGGGTTCGCTAGGCGGTCTCTCTCGCTGCGGCCTCTCGTG encodes the following:
- the tcea3 gene encoding transcription elongation factor A protein 3 isoform X3 — its product is MTREEDLTRIAKKLDKMVSRNNTEGAMDLLKELKGFNMTLKLLQETRIGMSVNGIRKHCTDEEVIALAKVLIKDWKRLLDSGHSHSEKAAEMKNGLDSGKTTASPNSSPAETQSSHRRLDVKLKHDSNPDKKHTDKNMKEKHNDEHKNKKTHADDLGDGKHLEEPQDEKHPQEIRKEKHLEEAKKQKAVEDPQLERNNKKQKQLQDLQSIRHKLQQRKERSLEEEKKKKHMEEVKKEKPHEEPKKHREESRHERPQRERPPSEPQRGKPADVHRPIFERRGVLDGNILYPNRFPSPPRPARPPRPPLPIKRPSVDVKKDRKDGKDPSSRPPRPPRPASPPAKQRPPLEVKKERKVPLDPNAPIAPLPFHLHPPPPRKEPPDPNAPLPPLPLHLHPPPPPPKRPSLDGKKERESRKETPASKPPSQKKTSDHVKKDRKDSSDSKVSNKHSGEAKRERKDSSESKPPPPKKPSLDVKKEKHRKDSCDSKPVQPVKRHSVDSKPESESTDSKKSSSLPAKKLTGERRESQGSKTSQPGPPQRKPSTDSIERKGKPDTPKSPTTPTSPMSPSFSSAGGLLSPHLATGDSVRDKCIELLAAALRTDNDYKDFGANCDGMAAELEDHIYQEIKATDMKYKNRVRSRISNLKDPKNPGLRRNVLARSIDLGRIASMSAEEMASDELKQLRNVLTQEAIREHQMAKTGGTSTDLLQCSKCRKKNCTYNQVQTRSADEPMTTFVLCNECGNRWKFC
- the tcea3 gene encoding transcription elongation factor A protein 3 isoform X7 is translated as MTREEDLTRIAKKLDKMVSRNNTEGAMDLLKELKGFNMTLKLLQETRIGMSVNGIRKHCTDEEVIALAKVLIKDWKRLLDSGHSHSEKAAEMKNGLDSGKTTASPNSSPAETQSRKDSCDSKPVQPVKRHSVDSKPESESTDSKKSSSLPAKKLTGERRESQGSKTSQPGPPQRKPSTDSIERKGKPDTPKSPTTPTSPMSPSFSSAGGLLSPHLATGDSVRDKCIELLAAALRTDNDYKDFGANCDGMAAELEDHIYQEIKATDMKYKNRVRSRISNLKDPKNPGLRRNVLARSIDLGRIASMSAEEMASDELKQLRNVLTQEAIREHQMAKTGGTSTDLLQCSKCRKKNCTYNQVQTRSADEPMTTFVLCNECGNRWKFC
- the tcea3 gene encoding transcription elongation factor A protein 3 isoform X1 — protein: MTREEDLTRIAKKLDKMVSRNNTEGAMDLLKELKGFNMTLKLLQETRIGMSVNGIRKHCTDEEVIALAKVLIKDWKRLLDSGHSHSEKAAEMKNGLDSGKTTASPNSSPAETQSSHRRLDVKLKHDSNPDKKHTDKNMKEKHNDEHKNKKTHADDLGDGKHLEEPQDEKHPQEIRKEKHLEEAKKQKAVEDPQLERNNKKQKQLQDLQSIRHKLQQRKERSLEEEKKKKHMEEVKKEKPHEEPKKHREESRHERPQRERPPSEPQRGKPADVHRPIFERRGVLDGNILYPNRFPSPPRPARPPRPPLPIKRPSVDVKKDRKDGKDPSSRPPRPPRPASPPAKQRPPLEVKKERKVPLDPNAPIAPLPFHLHPPPPRKEPPDPNAPLPPLPLHLHPPPPPPKRPSLDGKKERESRKETPASKPPSQKKTSDHVKKDRKDSSDSKVSNKHSGEAKRERKDSSESKPPPPKKPSLDVKKEKHRKDSCDSKPVQPVKRHSVDSKPERSESTDSKKSSSLPAKKLTGERRESQGSKTSQPGPPQRKPSTDSIERKGKPDTPKSPTTPTSPMSPSFSSAGGLLSPHLATGDSVRDKCIELLAAALRTDNDYKDFGANCDGMAAELEDHIYQEIKATDMKYKNRVRSRISNLKDPKNPGLRRNVLARSIDLGRIASMSAEEMASDELKQLRNVLTQEAIREHQMAKTGGTSTDLLQCSKCRKKNCTYNQVQTRSADEPMTTFVLCNECGNRWKFC
- the tcea3 gene encoding transcription elongation factor A protein 3 isoform X2, which translates into the protein MTREEDLTRIAKKLDKMVSRNNTEGAMDLLKELKGFNMTLKLLQETRIGMSVNGIRKHCTDEEVIALAKVLIKDWKRLLDSGHSHSEKAAEMKNGLDSGKTTASPNSSPAETQSSHRRLDVKLKHDSNPDKKHTDKNMKEKHNDEHKNKKTHADDLGDGKHLEEPQDEKHPQEIRKEKHLEEAKKQKAVEDPQLERNNKKQKQLQDLQSIRHKLQQRKERSLEEEKKKKHMEEVKKEKPHEEPKKHREESRHERPQRERPPSEPQRGKPADVHRPIFERRGVLDGNILYPNRFPSPPRPARPPRPPLPIKRPSVDVKKDRKDGKDPSSRPPRPPRPASPPAKQRPPLEVKKERKVPLDPNAPIAPLPFHLHPPPPRKEPPDPNAPLPPLPLHLHPPPPPPKRPSLDGKKERERKETPASKPPSQKKTSDHVKKDRKDSSDSKVSNKHSGEAKRERKDSSESKPPPPKKPSLDVKKEKHRKDSCDSKPVQPVKRHSVDSKPERSESTDSKKSSSLPAKKLTGERRESQGSKTSQPGPPQRKPSTDSIERKGKPDTPKSPTTPTSPMSPSFSSAGGLLSPHLATGDSVRDKCIELLAAALRTDNDYKDFGANCDGMAAELEDHIYQEIKATDMKYKNRVRSRISNLKDPKNPGLRRNVLARSIDLGRIASMSAEEMASDELKQLRNVLTQEAIREHQMAKTGGTSTDLLQCSKCRKKNCTYNQVQTRSADEPMTTFVLCNECGNRWKFC
- the tcea3 gene encoding transcription elongation factor A protein 3 isoform X5, which codes for MTREEDLTRIAKKLDKMVSRNNTEGAMDLLKELKGFNMTLKLLQETRIGMSVNGIRKHCTDEEVIALAKVLIKDWKRLLDSGHSHSEKAAEMKNGLDSGKTTASPNSSPAETQSRKDSSDSKVSNKHSGEAKRERKDSSESKPPPPKKPSLDVKKEKHRKDSCDSKPVQPVKRHSVDSKPERSESTDSKKSSSLPAKKLTGERRESQGSKTSQPGPPQRKPSTDSIERKGKPDTPKSPTTPTSPMSPSFSSAGGLLSPHLATGDSVRDKCIELLAAALRTDNDYKDFGANCDGMAAELEDHIYQEIKATDMKYKNRVRSRISNLKDPKNPGLRRNVLARSIDLGRIASMSAEEMASDELKQLRNVLTQEAIREHQMAKTGGTSTDLLQCSKCRKKNCTYNQVQTRSADEPMTTFVLCNECGNRWKFC
- the tcea3 gene encoding transcription elongation factor A protein 3 isoform X6; translated protein: MTREEDLTRIAKKLDKMVSRNNTEGAMDLLKELKGFNMTLKLLQETRIGMSVNGIRKHCTDEEVIALAKVLIKDWKRLLDSGHSHSEKAAEMKNGLDSGKTTASPNSSPAETQSRKDSCDSKPVQPVKRHSVDSKPERSESTDSKKSSSLPAKKLTGERRESQGSKTSQPGPPQRKPSTDSIERKGKPDTPKSPTTPTSPMSPSFSSAGGLLSPHLATGDSVRDKCIELLAAALRTDNDYKDFGANCDGMAAELEDHIYQEIKATDMKYKNRVRSRISNLKDPKNPGLRRNVLARSIDLGRIASMSAEEMASDELKQLRNVLTQEAIREHQMAKTGGTSTDLLQCSKCRKKNCTYNQVQTRSADEPMTTFVLCNECGNRWKFC
- the tcea3 gene encoding transcription elongation factor A protein 3 isoform X4, which translates into the protein MKEKHNDEHKNKKTHADDLGDGKHLEEPQDEKHPQEIRKEKHLEEAKKQKAVEDPQLERNNKKQKQLQDLQSIRHKLQQRKERSLEEEKKKKHMEEVKKEKPHEEPKKHREESRHERPQRERPPSEPQRGKPADVHRPIFERRGVLDGNILYPNRFPSPPRPARPPRPPLPIKRPSVDVKKDRKDGKDPSSRPPRPPRPASPPAKQRPPLEVKKERKVPLDPNAPIAPLPFHLHPPPPRKEPPDPNAPLPPLPLHLHPPPPPPKRPSLDGKKERESRKETPASKPPSQKKTSDHVKKDRKDSSDSKVSNKHSGEAKRERKDSSESKPPPPKKPSLDVKKEKHRKDSCDSKPVQPVKRHSVDSKPERSESTDSKKSSSLPAKKLTGERRESQGSKTSQPGPPQRKPSTDSIERKGKPDTPKSPTTPTSPMSPSFSSAGGLLSPHLATGDSVRDKCIELLAAALRTDNDYKDFGANCDGMAAELEDHIYQEIKATDMKYKNRVRSRISNLKDPKNPGLRRNVLARSIDLGRIASMSAEEMASDELKQLRNVLTQEAIREHQMAKTGGTSTDLLQCSKCRKKNCTYNQVQTRSADEPMTTFVLCNECGNRWKFC